The DNA region CTCAGCTGACGGAAGCATCAATAACCTTCTGTTCTATGTGTTCAGTGCCGCTGCACTTATAAAACTCATAATAACAGTGAAAGGTTTTTTATAAAAACACAACAGCAGTACAGGATTTTTTCGCCTGTACTGCTGCCCTTTTTAATATCTGTACTGGAAGGAGATGTTAAGAAACTCTCCTTAAAAGCAAATCAGCATATCTGAACCCACGTATTTACGTGAGTAAGATATGCTGATTTTGTTGTGTTCAGGACTTTTTTAACAGCCCCTTCTGTTATTAAATACTGTTTTAACCAAAGCTGAAATCCGGATGCTCACCGGACATCAGTATGATTTTGAATAATCATTTCATGTATCAGACATCTACACCGAAGCTTCTGCAAAGTGCCTCAAGTCCGCCCTGATATCCGGCTGCTACAGCGTTGAACTTCCAGTCGCCGTTATTCTTGTAGATCTCGCAGACAACAAGAGCTGTTTCAATTGAAAAATCTTCAACAAGATCAAAACGAAGGACTTCAGAACCAACCATGTCATCATCAGTTTCCATCTTTGCAACATGAACATATGCATTTGAAACCTGACCGAAGTTCTGCTTTCTTGCCGCAGCATCATGAATTGTAACTGTGATCGCTATTTTTTCAATGTTTTCAGGAATTTTGGAGAAGTCAATTGTGATAACTTCGTCATCGCCGTCACCGGCACCGGTTCTGTTATCCCCTGTATGCACAACTGCTTCATTTCTGCTCTGAAGATTGTTATAGAATATGAAGTCTTCATCACATGTTACCTTGCCGTTTGATCCGAGAAGAAAAGCAGAGGCGTCAAGGTCAAAGTCATAACCGCCGTCATATCTGTTTGTATCCCATCCGAGACCTATAAGTGCCTTTACTATTCCCTTGTCAAGACTAACTCTCTGTCCTTTTGAAAGACTAACTGCCATAAATAATACCCCCTGAAATAAATAATGTTTTTATCAGATAAATCTCTTTACAAGTGCTGCCACGCCGTCATCTCTTGTGCCTTCACCTACAGCGTTGAATTTCCATTCTCCGTTATGTCTGTAAAGCTCACCAAAGATCATCGCTGTCATTCCGTCATAATTATCTGACAGATTGAAACGGCAGAGTTCCTGATTGTTGTCCGCATTCACTATTCTGATGAAAGCGTTTTTGATCATGCCGAACTGCTGGTTTCTCTTGTATGCTTCGTAAATTGTAACAGCAAATACGATTTTGTTGTACTGCTGAGGAAGATCACTTAAGAACACCTTGATCTGCTCATCATCGCCGGCACCGGCACCGGTAAGGTTATCACCCTGATGAAGGATGCAGTGACTCTTGTGTGTAAGGTTATTATAGAAAACGACATCGTCATTGCTCTTTACCTTATCATCTGTAAGCGCTATTGCAACTGCATCACAGTCAATATCGTCTCCTTTTCCGCCGAAAAGGCTGAACTTTTTCGGTGCTTCATCCCATCCTAATCCGACTATTACTTTCTTTAAGCCGGCGTTTGTTTTTGTAAGGTCGATTTTCTGACCTTTCTGAAGATTAACTGCCATAATTTAGAATCCTTTCTGTAAATTATTTGTTTTTCATAACTGCCTTTCTTATGAGATCCACCGGAATGATGGAAACTGCCATTACAAGTACTACGATCCATTCGGTTACGCCGAGACCGTGACATCTGAGAACGCTTCCGCCAAGATATGTCATTGCTATCTGAACTACAGCGATAAGTCCGAGAACCTTAAGGAAGCCCTTGTTTCCGCTGATATTTTCAAACAGATCCATCTTGTCTGTTCTTGCGTTGAATGCGTTGAATACTGCTGAGAATATGAAGTACGCAAAATATGCAGTACCGAGTTTAAGATATGCCGGATCAGAGAAATCTGCAGGGTTGAATGTCTTTACATCTGCTCCGAGATCAGCGAATACCTTCTGAAGCGGAGAGAATGTGAGCATAAGGAAACCAAGAATGAACATCCAGAGTGAGTTCATGATGATGCTGCTCCACATGTTCTTGCTTACGATGCTTTCAGAACGCTTCTTCGGCTTTTCTTTCATGTATCTGTGGAGAGCCGGTTCACCGCCGAATGCGAGAGCTGCAAGTGTATCCATTACGAGGTTTACCCAGAGGATCTGGATAACTGTAAGCGGTTCGTTGATTCCGAGAAGAGGACATACAAATGAGATAAGTACAGCTGCAACGTTGATAGTGAGCTGGAAGATGATAAACTTTCTTATGCTGTTGAAAATTGTACGGCCGTAAAGGATAGCCTTGTCGATAGAATTGAAGTTGTCGTCAAGAATTACGATGTCACTGGCTTCCTTTGCAACTTCAGTACCACCGCCCATAGCAAAACCAACGTCGGCTTTCTTAAGAGCCGGTGAGTCATTAACACCGTCACCTGTCATACCTACAACGAGTTCAAGTTCCTGAGCGCATCTTACAAGGCGGCTCTTGTCTGTAGGAAGTGCACGTGCGATAACCCTGATGTCCTTGAGAACCTTCTTGATCTCATCGTCAGACATCTGCTGAAGTTCATCTGAAGTAAGAACAACGTCTGTGTCTGCTGTAAGAAGTCCGGCTTCCTTTGCAATGGCCACAGCTGTATCCTTACGGTCACCTGTGATCATAACTACCTGAACACCGGCCTGATGTACTTCGCTGATAGCTGTAACAGATTCAGGTCTGACTTCGTCTCTGATACCGAGAATACCAATGAGTGTCCAGTCGCCTTCTGGAAGTGAGTTTTCACCGAGAGCTTCATCAGCGATCGCAAGGCCAAGAACTCGGATAGCACGTCCGGCAAGCTCATTGATCTTGTCTTCGATCTGAGCACCCTTTGTGAACTCCTTCTTGTTGCCGTCTTCGTCAAAGTAGTATTTACATCTTGAAATGATCTTTTCAGGAGCACCCTTTACAAGTGTGCAGTTGTAGTCACCCTTTACCTGGGTAGCAGAATATTTGTTTGTACTGTTGAAAGGAATTGAAGCTACCTTTTCAACATTGATGTTTTCAGGAATAAGGTCTGCAGCGAATGCGAGAACTGCCTTTTCAGTAGCGTTACCGCCGACAACCTTTGTCTCACCGTTTTCCTTTGCAACGATAGAAGTTGTATTGTGATGAACAGCAACTGAAAGGATTTCGGAAAGCTTGCCCTTAACGTCACTTGCCTGTCCTACTTCAGTCATGTCACCGTCTACAAATGTAACAACTTCAAGTTTACCCTTTGTAATTGTACCTGTTTTATCTGAGAAAAGAATGTTTAAGCTTCCGGCTGTTTCAATACCGTTGATCTTTCTTACAAGTACGTTATCCTTGAGCATCTTGCCCATGTTCATTGCTGATACAAGAGCGATCATAAGAGGAAGTCCTTCCGGAACAGCCATTACTATTATGATAACTGCGAGAATAACAGCATCAAGGAAGTCTGCAAGAATGTTGAAAATACCTGAATTTATATAAGCTGAAAAACCGCCGCCGGTGATCATTCTCTGGAACATGAGAGCAACAGCGATTGCGATACCGCCGATATAACCGAACTTACTGATACCGTCAGCAAGATTTGAAAGCTTAACCTTAAGCGGGCTTTCACGGTCGTCGTCCTGCTGAAGTTCCTTGGCGATCTGTCCGTAAACTGACTTGTCACCTACAACAGTAACTTCCATTACTGCATTGCCTGAACATACAACAGAGCCACGGAAAACTTTGTATGGATTAAGGAAGTCCATCGGCTCGCCTTCGTCACTGTAGTCATCAGGTACAGGAACCTTTGATGCTTCCTTTGACTCACCGTTGAGAACACTCTGGTCAACCTTGATGTCTCCGTCAATTATCTGACCGTCAGCAGGGATCTTGTCACCTGACTGAAGAAGGATGCAGTCACCGACAACGATATCATCGATCGGGATCTCCTTGATCTCGTCATCACGATAGATCTTACATACGATCTTTGAAGCTTCTTCCTGAAGTTTCTGGAATGCGTTTTCATTTCTGTATTCAGAGAATGTTGAAACGAATGTGGCAAGTACGATCGCAACTGCGATACCTACCGGTTCATACCACTCAACATCCACGCCCTTGAGCACACCAGTTGCGCCGAGGATAAAGATAAGAACGTTGACTGCCAGTGCTACGCAGAGTATCTTGATCATCGGATCGCCAAAGTTACCAAGCAACTTGCTTAAAAATGTTTCACCCTCAACCTGAGTCAGCCTGTTGCTGCCGTGTTCCTCAAGTGATTTTTTTACCTGTTCGGAGGTAAGACCAAATTTTTTTTCTTTTTGATTGCTCATAATTTTTCTGATTCTCCTTGTTTAGTTAATATTGAACAGTTCAACTTTCATAAGCAGACTGTCATCATCACGCAGTAGTCTGAAAGCCGCTCCCGGATAAAGCTCAGTAGCATATCCTACCGGAACTGTGCTTCCGTCAGGTGAAAGAAGATTCTTCAGTGTAAGATTTACAAGATAGTAACTTCCTTCTTTTTTCTGGATGTACGCCTTGACTTCACGGTCAGGAGCCTTTTCATCCGGAAAAATATTTGAATGAAGATTCCATATGCAGAGCGGAGTATTGTTTTCAGCGATCATTTCGCTCTTTCTGAACCACCTGCCGGGATTTCCCCTTCTCTGTGCATAGAAATCAAGTTTAAGAATCGTATCGTCTTTGATCTTTGTTCCGCAGAAAGGACATACGGGATCATTGATATCGTGAAGAATAAAGTATCTTTTTTCGCAGTTCGGATTGGAACAGCTGTGAAGAAGATTCCAGGTCTTAAGAAGCCCTCTCTCCCATTCAATAGCCGCCGGTCTCTCCGACGGATCATGCAGTCCCCTGCAGAACACACGGAGAAAGAGATCTTCAAGATATGGTCCCAGATCTTTTATCGTGACTTTGAGATCATCCGGTCTGTTTGAAGTATCGTCTGGATCTTCAATGAAAGTAGCCTTTTCGCCGAGACATAAATAGTCGTCCTTTTCAGG from Ruminococcus sp. HUN007 includes:
- a CDS encoding TerD family protein yields the protein MAVNLQKGQKIDLTKTNAGLKKVIVGLGWDEAPKKFSLFGGKGDDIDCDAVAIALTDDKVKSNDDVVFYNNLTHKSHCILHQGDNLTGAGAGDDEQIKVFLSDLPQQYNKIVFAVTIYEAYKRNQQFGMIKNAFIRIVNADNNQELCRFNLSDNYDGMTAMIFGELYRHNGEWKFNAVGEGTRDDGVAALVKRFI
- a CDS encoding TerD family protein, whose translation is MAVSLSKGQRVSLDKGIVKALIGLGWDTNRYDGGYDFDLDASAFLLGSNGKVTCDEDFIFYNNLQSRNEAVVHTGDNRTGAGDGDDEVITIDFSKIPENIEKIAITVTIHDAAARKQNFGQVSNAYVHVAKMETDDDMVGSEVLRFDLVEDFSIETALVVCEIYKNNGDWKFNAVAAGYQGGLEALCRSFGVDV
- a CDS encoding calcium-translocating P-type ATPase, PMCA-type; amino-acid sequence: MSNQKEKKFGLTSEQVKKSLEEHGSNRLTQVEGETFLSKLLGNFGDPMIKILCVALAVNVLIFILGATGVLKGVDVEWYEPVGIAVAIVLATFVSTFSEYRNENAFQKLQEEASKIVCKIYRDDEIKEIPIDDIVVGDCILLQSGDKIPADGQIIDGDIKVDQSVLNGESKEASKVPVPDDYSDEGEPMDFLNPYKVFRGSVVCSGNAVMEVTVVGDKSVYGQIAKELQQDDDRESPLKVKLSNLADGISKFGYIGGIAIAVALMFQRMITGGGFSAYINSGIFNILADFLDAVILAVIIIVMAVPEGLPLMIALVSAMNMGKMLKDNVLVRKINGIETAGSLNILFSDKTGTITKGKLEVVTFVDGDMTEVGQASDVKGKLSEILSVAVHHNTTSIVAKENGETKVVGGNATEKAVLAFAADLIPENINVEKVASIPFNSTNKYSATQVKGDYNCTLVKGAPEKIISRCKYYFDEDGNKKEFTKGAQIEDKINELAGRAIRVLGLAIADEALGENSLPEGDWTLIGILGIRDEVRPESVTAISEVHQAGVQVVMITGDRKDTAVAIAKEAGLLTADTDVVLTSDELQQMSDDEIKKVLKDIRVIARALPTDKSRLVRCAQELELVVGMTGDGVNDSPALKKADVGFAMGGGTEVAKEASDIVILDDNFNSIDKAILYGRTIFNSIRKFIIFQLTINVAAVLISFVCPLLGINEPLTVIQILWVNLVMDTLAALAFGGEPALHRYMKEKPKKRSESIVSKNMWSSIIMNSLWMFILGFLMLTFSPLQKVFADLGADVKTFNPADFSDPAYLKLGTAYFAYFIFSAVFNAFNARTDKMDLFENISGNKGFLKVLGLIAVVQIAMTYLGGSVLRCHGLGVTEWIVVLVMAVSIIPVDLIRKAVMKNK